In Chitinophagales bacterium, a single genomic region encodes these proteins:
- a CDS encoding glycosyltransferase codes for MEYSLSIVIPCFNPRQHWLETVLASYREIQKIEPATELIIVNDGSTQNFPHITATQLNAIASCTCISYPKNEGKGFALRQGVAASNGTFVIYTDVDFPYTQESLIQILQTLKAGADVAVGIRSKAYYNAIPKSRAFISKILRFFIRTMLAIPTDDTQCGLKGFNQKGKAAFMQTTIKRYLFDMEFVKLAALQQLQIKLCEVHLKPGVEMAAMPVKILLQEFSNFIKIYFKKTTV; via the coding sequence ATGGAGTATTCGCTCAGCATTGTTATACCGTGCTTTAATCCCCGCCAACATTGGCTCGAAACCGTATTGGCTTCGTATCGGGAAATCCAAAAAATAGAACCAGCCACCGAACTCATTATCGTAAACGATGGCAGCACACAAAACTTTCCCCACATCACCGCAACTCAACTCAACGCCATAGCAAGTTGCACCTGCATCAGCTACCCCAAAAACGAAGGAAAAGGATTTGCACTGCGCCAAGGTGTGGCAGCTAGCAACGGCACTTTTGTAATTTATACCGATGTAGATTTTCCATACACACAAGAAAGCCTTATTCAAATTTTACAAACACTAAAAGCCGGAGCCGATGTAGCGGTTGGCATTCGCTCTAAAGCATATTACAATGCCATCCCAAAATCGCGTGCATTCATTTCCAAAATACTGCGCTTTTTTATTCGCACCATGCTTGCTATTCCCACAGACGATACGCAATGCGGCCTAAAAGGATTTAACCAAAAAGGGAAAGCAGCGTTTATGCAAACCACTATTAAGCGTTACTTATTCGATATGGAGTTTGTAAAACTTGCCGCATTACAACAACTACAAATTAAACTATGCGAAGTACACTTAAAACCAGGTGTAGAAATGGCAGCCATGCCTGTAAAAATACTACTACAAGAATTTTCAAATTTCATTAAAATCTATTTCAAAAAAACAACTGTTTGA
- the mutS gene encoding DNA mismatch repair protein MutS → MAVQKSGEKSVVAENETPLMKQYNQIKGKYPDAILLFRVGDFYETFADDARKTAATLGIVLTKRSNGKASEVDLAGFPHHALDTYLPKLVKAGHRVAICDQLEDPKLTKTIVKRGVTEMVTPGIALGDSLTDNRSNNFLAAVYFEGLQFGAAFIDVSTGEFFVAEGNHAYIDKLLQSLAPAEVLYQRKTEKDFHTLFGSKLYSYRLEDWIFNFDNALDALLKLFGTHSLKGFGIEDEKVGIVAAGAILQYLKDTEHHQLSHLTKITRLREEKYVWLDRFTIQNLELVEPVHRDGKSLLDVLDQTVSPMGSRLLRRWLLLPLVDVQAIENRLDMVAFFLTNETLLTELKSLLKNIGDLERITAKVSLQKISPREMVQLKRALQSIAAIQKLLQQQANEQVLAIAHQLNPLPALAAKIEAALFTDAPAMLNKGNVINSGYHAALDELRAIQTSGKDFIAGIQKTEIERTGISSLKIGFNNVFGYYLEVTNAHKNKVPNEWIRKQTLANAERYITPELKVYEEKVLGASEKIQALEEELFNALVQFTKDFVVSLQLNAALLASLDCIMCFSQCATAYGYSRPTINNSLVIDIKSGRHPVIEQRLPFGESYIPNDVFLDCNNQQVLVITGPNMAGKSALLRQTALIVLMAQAGSFVPATHATIGYADKIFTRVGASDNLSGGESTFMVEMNETAGIMNNLSQRSLILLDEIGRGTSTYDGVSIAWSIVEYLHNNANAHPRTLFATHYHELNELAEKYKRIKNFHVSVKDTGGKIIFLRKLESGGSEHSFGIHVAKMAGMPPAVLNRASEVLHELESKRVHNDTRQHVKSISPAFQLSIFETADPTLKNLGETLAALDVNTLTPIEALIKLHELKKQLGN, encoded by the coding sequence ATGGCAGTGCAAAAAAGCGGAGAAAAGAGTGTAGTAGCGGAGAACGAAACTCCTCTTATGAAGCAATACAACCAGATAAAAGGAAAATATCCCGATGCCATTCTACTTTTCCGTGTAGGCGATTTTTACGAAACTTTTGCCGATGATGCCCGAAAAACAGCCGCCACTTTAGGAATTGTACTTACAAAAAGAAGCAACGGCAAAGCCAGCGAAGTAGATTTGGCTGGCTTCCCGCATCACGCTTTAGATACCTACCTTCCTAAATTAGTAAAAGCAGGACACCGTGTTGCTATCTGCGACCAACTAGAAGATCCCAAACTCACCAAAACCATTGTAAAACGAGGCGTTACCGAAATGGTAACACCCGGCATTGCTTTGGGCGATAGCCTTACCGATAACCGCAGCAACAACTTTTTAGCTGCCGTTTATTTTGAAGGATTACAATTTGGTGCTGCCTTTATAGATGTTTCTACCGGAGAGTTTTTTGTGGCAGAAGGCAACCATGCTTACATAGACAAACTATTGCAAAGCCTTGCGCCTGCCGAAGTATTATACCAACGAAAAACCGAAAAAGATTTCCATACACTTTTTGGAAGCAAGCTTTATTCCTACCGCCTCGAAGACTGGATTTTTAATTTCGACAATGCCTTAGACGCACTCCTAAAACTATTTGGTACACACTCGCTCAAAGGCTTTGGAATTGAAGATGAAAAAGTGGGCATTGTTGCTGCCGGAGCTATACTGCAATACTTAAAAGATACCGAGCACCATCAGCTAAGCCACCTTACCAAAATTACACGCCTGCGCGAAGAAAAATATGTATGGCTAGATAGGTTTACCATACAAAACTTAGAACTGGTAGAGCCTGTACACCGCGATGGAAAAAGTTTACTGGATGTACTAGACCAAACCGTTTCGCCTATGGGCAGCAGGCTACTGCGCAGATGGCTGCTATTGCCTTTAGTAGATGTGCAAGCCATAGAAAACCGCCTTGACATGGTGGCATTTTTCCTTACCAACGAAACACTTTTAACAGAACTCAAAAGCCTCCTAAAAAATATTGGTGACCTCGAACGCATTACTGCAAAAGTGAGTTTGCAAAAAATTTCACCGCGCGAAATGGTTCAACTAAAACGTGCTTTGCAATCTATTGCCGCTATCCAAAAGTTGCTACAACAGCAAGCAAATGAGCAAGTGCTTGCCATTGCACACCAACTTAATCCATTACCTGCATTGGCAGCTAAAATTGAAGCCGCACTATTTACCGATGCTCCTGCCATGCTCAACAAAGGCAATGTTATCAATAGCGGCTATCATGCAGCATTAGATGAACTGCGTGCCATACAAACCAGCGGAAAAGATTTCATTGCCGGCATACAAAAAACTGAAATAGAGCGCACCGGAATTTCATCCTTAAAGATTGGATTCAACAATGTGTTTGGTTATTATTTAGAAGTAACCAATGCCCATAAAAATAAAGTGCCCAACGAATGGATTCGCAAGCAAACGCTAGCCAATGCTGAGCGCTACATTACACCGGAGCTAAAAGTATATGAAGAAAAAGTATTGGGCGCCAGCGAAAAAATACAAGCACTCGAAGAAGAACTTTTTAATGCACTGGTGCAGTTTACCAAAGACTTTGTTGTAAGCCTGCAACTGAATGCAGCACTTCTAGCCTCATTAGATTGCATAATGTGTTTTAGCCAATGCGCCACTGCTTACGGCTATTCCCGACCAACCATCAACAATTCTTTGGTAATTGATATTAAAAGCGGCCGCCATCCTGTTATAGAACAGCGCCTACCATTTGGCGAAAGTTATATCCCCAACGATGTATTTTTAGATTGCAACAACCAACAAGTATTGGTAATTACCGGCCCCAACATGGCCGGTAAATCTGCACTGCTCCGCCAAACGGCACTAATTGTATTGATGGCGCAAGCAGGCAGTTTTGTACCCGCCACACACGCTACTATTGGCTATGCCGATAAAATTTTTACACGAGTAGGTGCCAGCGATAACCTTTCGGGCGGAGAATCTACTTTTATGGTAGAAATGAACGAAACTGCAGGAATTATGAATAACCTTTCGCAGCGCAGTTTAATTCTACTAGATGAAATTGGAAGAGGCACTTCTACCTACGATGGTGTTTCTATTGCATGGAGTATTGTAGAGTATTTACACAACAATGCCAATGCACATCCCAGAACACTCTTTGCCACACACTATCACGAACTGAATGAACTTGCAGAAAAATACAAACGCATCAAGAATTTTCATGTGTCGGTAAAAGACACCGGAGGCAAAATTATTTTCTTACGAAAACTCGAAAGCGGAGGTAGCGAACATAGCTTCGGCATTCATGTGGCTAAAATGGCGGGAATGCCTCCAGCTGTATTAAATCGCGCCAGCGAAGTACTGCACGAATTAGAGAGCAAACGCGTACATAACGATACGCGCCAACACGTTAAAAGCATTTCCCCCGCTTTTCAACTCAGTATTTTTGAAACTGCCGATCCCACGCTTAAAAACTTGGGCGAAACACTTGCAGCCTTAGATGTAAACACCCTCACTCCTATCGAAGCACTCATAAAACTACACGAACTGAAAAAACAATTAGGAAACTAA
- a CDS encoding GSCFA domain-containing protein, protein MKFRTEMAIEKFGFQISHEHSLVFIGSCFADEVGSCFLKHGFQTLVNPFGVIFNPISIASILSQALDADYEFATTLIEYKQRYYSLAHHGSFASDNRGELVAALQRGNKQLHIALKKCNYLFITLGTANVYEWKETRSVVANCHKIPASFFEKKRLTPSAIVDAFTPVLKQLLELNPAMQIVFTVSPVRYLNFGMHENQLSKATLLLAVEAMVEAHSNCNYFPAYELVIDDLREYRFMKDDLIHPNAQAVNYIWEKFGTAVFSETTTKLNQRVAAFYTMKNHKLVGTDAEAQQQFLKKVAAEKDALKQLLPMACLD, encoded by the coding sequence ATGAAATTTAGAACAGAAATGGCAATAGAGAAGTTTGGTTTCCAAATTTCGCATGAGCATTCACTGGTGTTTATTGGTTCTTGTTTTGCCGATGAAGTGGGCAGTTGTTTTTTAAAGCACGGCTTTCAAACATTGGTGAATCCATTTGGCGTTATCTTTAATCCTATTTCCATAGCTTCTATTTTAAGCCAAGCATTGGATGCCGATTATGAATTTGCAACTACTTTGATTGAATATAAGCAGCGATATTATTCATTGGCGCATCATGGAAGTTTTGCTTCGGATAACCGTGGTGAGTTGGTTGCGGCATTGCAAAGGGGCAATAAGCAATTGCATATAGCGCTCAAGAAATGCAATTACTTGTTTATTACACTCGGCACTGCCAATGTATATGAATGGAAAGAAACAAGAAGTGTGGTGGCAAATTGCCATAAAATTCCGGCATCGTTTTTTGAGAAAAAGCGTTTAACTCCCAGTGCCATTGTTGATGCATTTACGCCTGTATTGAAACAGTTGTTGGAATTGAATCCTGCCATGCAAATAGTATTTACGGTTAGCCCTGTTCGCTATTTGAATTTTGGAATGCATGAAAATCAACTTTCAAAAGCAACATTATTGCTTGCGGTAGAAGCTATGGTGGAAGCACACAGCAATTGCAACTATTTTCCCGCGTATGAGCTGGTGATAGATGATTTGCGGGAGTATCGTTTTATGAAGGATGATTTAATACATCCCAATGCGCAAGCTGTAAACTATATATGGGAAAAGTTTGGCACTGCTGTTTTTAGTGAAACTACCACAAAACTCAACCAGCGGGTAGCTGCATTTTATACCATGAAGAATCATAAATTGGTAGGTACAGATGCAGAGGCGCAGCAGCAATTTTTAAAGAAGGTAGCAGCAGAAAAAGATGCTTTAAAGCAATTACTGCCAATGGCTTGTTTAGATTAG
- a CDS encoding acyl-CoA dehydrogenase, producing MFFELTEEQQMIKQAARDFAQNECKPGVIERDDTQAYPTEQVKRMAELGFLGMMVDPAYGGGGMDTLSYVLAMEEISKVDNSCSVTMSVNNSLVCWGLEKYGSEEQKQKYLVPLAKGEKLGAFCLSEPEAGSDATSQRTTAVDMGEYYLLNGTKNWITNGGKASVYLVIAQTHAEKGHKGINVLIVEKGMEGFDIGRKEDKLGIRSSDTHTLLFNNVKVPKANRIGEDGFGFKFAMQTLSGGRIGIAAQALGIAAGAYELAVQYSKERKAFNKEIINHQAIAFKLADMATEIEAARLLVYKAATLKDEGKNYDIASSMAKLYASEVAMKHTVEAVQIHGGYGFVKEYHVERLMRDAKITQIYEGTSEVQRIVISRGVTS from the coding sequence ATGTTTTTTGAATTAACCGAAGAGCAACAAATGATAAAGCAGGCTGCACGCGATTTTGCACAAAACGAATGCAAGCCGGGCGTAATTGAAAGAGATGATACACAGGCATACCCGACCGAGCAGGTAAAGCGTATGGCAGAGCTTGGATTTTTAGGTATGATGGTAGATCCGGCCTATGGCGGTGGCGGCATGGACACTTTAAGCTATGTGCTGGCAATGGAAGAGATTTCTAAAGTAGATAATTCTTGCTCCGTAACCATGAGTGTAAACAATTCGTTGGTTTGCTGGGGATTAGAAAAATATGGAAGCGAAGAGCAGAAACAAAAATACTTGGTGCCATTGGCAAAAGGCGAAAAATTGGGAGCCTTTTGTTTAAGCGAACCGGAAGCAGGAAGCGATGCTACCAGCCAGCGCACTACGGCAGTTGATATGGGTGAATATTACTTACTAAATGGAACAAAAAACTGGATTACCAATGGCGGTAAAGCGTCTGTATATTTAGTAATTGCACAAACCCATGCCGAAAAGGGGCATAAGGGCATCAATGTATTGATAGTTGAAAAAGGAATGGAGGGTTTTGATATAGGCAGAAAGGAAGATAAGCTAGGCATTCGCTCTTCGGATACGCATACACTGCTATTCAATAATGTGAAAGTGCCTAAAGCCAACAGAATTGGTGAGGATGGCTTCGGTTTTAAATTTGCCATGCAAACCCTAAGCGGTGGTAGAATTGGTATTGCCGCACAAGCACTTGGTATTGCTGCGGGCGCTTACGAATTGGCCGTGCAGTATTCTAAAGAGCGTAAAGCATTTAATAAGGAAATTATTAATCACCAAGCCATTGCTTTTAAATTGGCAGATATGGCAACCGAAATAGAAGCTGCACGTTTGTTGGTATATAAAGCAGCTACGTTAAAAGACGAAGGCAAAAATTATGATATAGCAAGCTCTATGGCTAAACTATATGCCAGCGAAGTAGCAATGAAGCATACAGTTGAAGCGGTGCAAATTCACGGTGGATACGGCTTTGTAAAAGAATACCATGTTGAAAGACTTATGCGCGATGCTAAGATTACTCAAATATATGAAGGCACCAGCGAGGTACAGCGTATTGTAATTTCGCGTGGAGTAACCAGTTAA
- a CDS encoding sodium-dependent transporter — protein MTQQQENWGSRIGLILAMAGNAVGFGNFLRFPVQAVQNGGGAFIVPYLVCLLLMGLPLLFVEWSMGRFGGKHGHHSTPFIMGAMDKRAFWKYIGVFGIFTNIAVASYYCYLESWTLSYMYHSLAGSFSGKSADQIAAFFGDYIGLKTMEPVLFWVFCLFLNVWILSRGLEGGVEKAAKIGMPLLIMFGAFIAIKGVTITAGKDGAIFDGTVGLNFLWTPDFSTIWSPKVWLAAAGQIFFTLSVGMGSIQCYSSYLKSKDDIALNAMSAGWMNEFVEVVLGSAIIIPISIGYLGIDKVIELTKTGGLGLGFKTLPYLFQQWGSTFAVVAGAMWFGLLFFAGITSSLAMGTPWISFMRDEFGWKTNQSAWLFGIIVLLLGFPTVVFFNEGVFDEYDYWAGTVGLVVFALAEIILFSWVFGIDEGWKEITEGADIKVPIVFKYIIKYVTPLFIGAVFVGSLPDIYNKITGESSVYINMSRLLLLVVYGSICAMVYTAYNKRVKEGRFIKKHS, from the coding sequence ATGACACAGCAACAAGAGAACTGGGGATCGCGTATTGGTTTAATTTTAGCAATGGCCGGCAATGCAGTTGGCTTTGGAAATTTCTTACGTTTCCCTGTTCAGGCGGTGCAAAATGGCGGTGGAGCTTTTATTGTTCCTTACCTGGTTTGTTTGCTACTCATGGGGCTTCCTTTGCTTTTTGTAGAATGGAGCATGGGGCGTTTTGGAGGTAAACACGGGCACCACTCCACACCATTTATTATGGGCGCTATGGATAAGCGCGCCTTTTGGAAATACATTGGCGTATTCGGCATTTTCACCAACATAGCAGTAGCTTCTTATTACTGCTATTTAGAATCTTGGACGCTCAGTTACATGTATCATAGTTTAGCAGGTTCATTCTCAGGAAAAAGTGCAGACCAAATTGCAGCATTTTTTGGCGATTACATTGGATTAAAAACCATGGAGCCTGTACTATTTTGGGTATTCTGTCTTTTCTTAAATGTATGGATTCTTTCGCGTGGGTTAGAAGGCGGAGTAGAGAAAGCAGCAAAAATTGGAATGCCGCTGCTCATTATGTTTGGCGCATTTATTGCCATAAAAGGAGTAACCATAACTGCCGGAAAAGATGGTGCCATTTTTGATGGCACTGTGGGCTTAAACTTCTTATGGACACCCGATTTTTCTACCATTTGGTCACCTAAGGTTTGGTTAGCGGCTGCCGGGCAAATTTTCTTTACACTCTCGGTAGGCATGGGATCAATTCAATGTTATTCTTCGTACCTAAAAAGCAAAGACGATATTGCGTTAAACGCCATGAGTGCGGGCTGGATGAACGAGTTTGTGGAAGTGGTGCTGGGGAGTGCCATCATTATTCCAATATCTATTGGCTACTTAGGCATAGATAAAGTAATTGAACTTACCAAAACAGGCGGTTTAGGATTGGGGTTCAAAACCTTACCGTACTTATTCCAACAATGGGGAAGCACCTTTGCCGTGGTGGCAGGTGCAATGTGGTTTGGGCTGTTGTTCTTTGCCGGCATTACTTCTTCTTTGGCCATGGGCACACCTTGGATAAGTTTTATGCGCGATGAATTTGGATGGAAAACCAACCAATCTGCATGGCTTTTTGGAATTATTGTGCTGCTGCTCGGCTTTCCAACCGTTGTGTTCTTTAATGAAGGTGTATTTGATGAATACGATTACTGGGCGGGCACAGTTGGATTAGTAGTTTTTGCCTTAGCAGAAATCATTCTATTCTCTTGGGTTTTTGGTATAGATGAGGGCTGGAAAGAAATAACCGAAGGTGCAGACATTAAGGTTCCCATAGTGTTCAAGTATATCATTAAGTATGTTACACCTCTCTTTATTGGTGCTGTTTTTGTAGGCTCTTTGCCGGATATTTACAACAAAATAACCGGAGAGTCTTCGGTGTATATAAACATGTCGCGCTTATTGCTGCTAGTAGTTTATGGCTCTATTTGCGCTATGGTTTATACTGCCTACAACAAAAGAGTAAAAGAAGGACGATTTATCAAAAAGCACTCCTAA
- the smc gene encoding chromosome segregation protein SMC, translating to MQLTALEIKGFKSFAEKTTIHFNNRITGIVGPNGCGKSNVVDSIRWVLGEQKTSMLRLEKMENLIFNGTRQRKPAGLAEVSLTFENTKNVVSSDYKTITITRKLFRDGESEYRLNDVPCRLKDITGLFMDTGVSSDSYAIIELGMVDEILNDRDNSRRKLFEQAAGVSKYKKRKKETIEKLKSTDADLERVKDLLFEIENNLKTLEKQAQKTKKYYELKDEYKNLSLLLAKFSLRDYKFAYKHLEEDKQKQETAKTEIEAAIAKAEAALEKEKLDNIEKEKSLFAIQKQLNELLSGVSDKENERNLLNSQLKYARDKAETAQRSIIEANDQIEKLKLSVEKLQLEKDSENYLLEQKQAEVTTLEKELSEIRTQHNTLKDTLGNEQKLYAEKERQIFELDKKLAVNRSSNESLQRDLFQSEEDVVNKRKELEKLQQELNTLKQEKETAEQKLEQLRAEDEKNKKQLAELEQKVEKKRQELTAETRQLDAKRNEYELTKSLVENMEGFPEAIKFLKKNAKWGKNAPLLSDIIYCSEEHRIAIENFLEPYLSYYVVQNFEEALAAVNLLNDASKGKANFFILDDFEKYQPKQPVLIPGARAATELVELDAKYNKLGAFLLDRVYMLDDSKNFNTADLNTQEQKVVLLTKSGRFVRQDFSLSGGSVGLFEGKKIGRAKNLEKLQKEIATLEDKTRKLHTEVSELQTNVNNLKASPLPKEIDTQRNLVSQLSNRFSASQASIQSLVKFLESADAKSKSITERLELLRNEVSGINEQLTDLRSQQANMKTLLEQTDKNFVELTNKLSEASSRFNQKNIEFHQQQNRVNTIAQELNFKNSQVESLTTQLTRNNQVITECNQQIEASTTKLKAIESELLSGYSNKEGFEKEVADAEKTYYDSRATINDLDAALREENRKKEQINTLLSSINEKFTELKLNLTGLRERLNVEFNVNINDIINEEIESNFSKEELETDVQKMKKRIEGFGEINPMAVEAYDEMKTRYDFIITQRKDLEDAKTSLLNTIKEIEDSAKTQFTDAFDKVRESFIKVFRTLFSEEDQCDLFLVNPEDPLESKIEIIAKPKGKRPTVIDQLSGGEKTLTATALLFSLYLLKPAPFCIFDEVDAPLDDTNIAKFNKIIQEFSKDSQFIIVTHNKSTMSAVDAIYGVTMPEMGVSRVVPVSFSSLN from the coding sequence ATGCAACTAACTGCGCTCGAAATTAAAGGCTTCAAAAGCTTTGCCGAAAAAACAACCATTCACTTCAACAATCGCATTACAGGCATTGTGGGGCCAAACGGCTGCGGCAAAAGCAATGTAGTAGATTCTATTCGCTGGGTATTAGGCGAGCAAAAAACCAGTATGCTCCGCTTAGAAAAAATGGAAAACCTCATTTTTAATGGCACACGCCAGCGCAAACCCGCAGGACTTGCAGAAGTAAGCCTCACCTTCGAAAACACCAAAAACGTTGTTAGCAGCGATTACAAAACCATTACCATCACCCGCAAACTATTTCGCGATGGAGAAAGCGAATACCGCTTAAACGATGTCCCCTGCCGCTTAAAAGACATTACCGGACTGTTTATGGACACAGGCGTAAGCAGCGACTCCTATGCCATTATTGAACTCGGAATGGTAGATGAAATTTTGAACGACCGCGACAACAGCCGCAGAAAACTCTTTGAACAAGCAGCAGGCGTTTCTAAATACAAAAAGCGCAAAAAAGAAACCATAGAAAAACTAAAAAGTACCGATGCCGATTTAGAGCGCGTAAAAGACCTACTTTTTGAAATTGAAAACAACTTAAAAACCCTCGAAAAACAAGCACAAAAAACCAAAAAGTACTACGAGCTAAAAGACGAATACAAAAACCTAAGTTTACTCCTTGCAAAATTTTCGTTGCGCGATTACAAGTTTGCCTATAAACACTTAGAAGAAGACAAACAAAAACAAGAAACCGCCAAAACCGAAATAGAAGCCGCCATTGCAAAAGCCGAAGCCGCATTAGAAAAAGAAAAACTCGACAACATAGAAAAAGAAAAAAGCCTCTTTGCAATTCAAAAACAACTAAACGAATTGCTCAGCGGAGTAAGCGATAAAGAAAACGAGCGCAACCTCCTAAACTCGCAATTAAAATATGCACGCGACAAAGCCGAAACAGCACAGCGCTCCATTATAGAAGCCAACGACCAAATTGAAAAACTAAAACTATCGGTAGAAAAACTACAACTCGAAAAAGACAGCGAAAACTACCTACTAGAGCAAAAACAAGCCGAAGTTACCACGCTCGAAAAAGAACTATCCGAAATTAGAACACAACACAACACACTAAAAGACACCTTAGGAAACGAACAAAAACTCTATGCCGAAAAAGAACGCCAAATTTTTGAACTCGATAAAAAACTGGCTGTAAATCGCTCCAGCAACGAAAGCCTCCAACGCGACCTCTTCCAAAGCGAAGAAGACGTAGTAAACAAACGCAAAGAATTAGAAAAACTACAACAAGAACTCAACACCCTAAAACAAGAAAAAGAAACAGCCGAACAAAAATTAGAGCAACTAAGAGCCGAAGACGAAAAAAACAAAAAGCAATTAGCAGAACTCGAACAAAAGGTTGAAAAAAAACGCCAAGAACTCACAGCCGAAACACGCCAGCTCGATGCCAAGCGCAACGAATACGAACTCACCAAAAGCCTGGTAGAAAACATGGAAGGCTTCCCCGAAGCCATTAAATTCTTAAAGAAAAACGCCAAGTGGGGCAAAAACGCACCACTCCTAAGCGATATTATTTACTGCTCCGAAGAACACCGCATAGCCATAGAAAATTTCCTAGAGCCGTACCTAAGCTACTATGTAGTTCAAAATTTTGAAGAAGCCCTGGCAGCCGTAAACCTCCTCAACGATGCCTCCAAAGGAAAAGCCAACTTCTTTATCTTAGACGATTTCGAAAAATACCAACCCAAGCAACCGGTGCTAATTCCTGGCGCAAGAGCCGCCACAGAACTGGTTGAATTAGATGCTAAATACAACAAGTTAGGCGCGTTCTTACTCGACCGCGTTTATATGCTAGACGACAGTAAAAATTTCAATACCGCAGATCTAAACACACAAGAGCAAAAAGTAGTATTGCTCACCAAAAGCGGTCGCTTTGTACGCCAAGATTTTTCGCTGAGCGGAGGCTCTGTTGGCCTATTCGAAGGCAAAAAAATAGGTCGCGCAAAAAACCTCGAAAAACTTCAAAAAGAAATTGCCACCCTCGAAGATAAAACACGCAAACTACACACAGAAGTAAGCGAACTGCAAACCAACGTAAACAACCTAAAAGCCAGCCCGCTACCTAAAGAAATAGATACCCAGCGCAATTTAGTATCGCAACTCAGCAACCGCTTCTCGGCATCGCAAGCAAGCATACAAAGCCTCGTTAAATTCTTAGAAAGTGCCGATGCCAAAAGCAAAAGCATCACCGAGCGCTTAGAACTCCTGCGCAACGAAGTAAGCGGAATAAACGAACAACTCACCGATCTGCGCAGCCAACAAGCCAACATGAAAACGCTGCTCGAACAAACCGATAAAAACTTTGTAGAACTCACCAACAAACTTAGTGAAGCATCTTCGCGTTTCAACCAAAAAAATATTGAGTTTCACCAGCAACAAAACAGAGTAAACACCATTGCACAAGAACTCAACTTTAAAAACTCGCAAGTAGAAAGCCTCACCACACAACTCACTCGAAACAACCAAGTAATTACAGAGTGCAACCAACAAATAGAAGCATCTACCACCAAATTAAAAGCAATAGAAAGTGAACTCCTCTCCGGCTATTCCAACAAAGAAGGATTTGAAAAAGAAGTAGCCGATGCCGAAAAAACTTATTACGATTCTCGTGCTACCATCAACGACTTAGATGCCGCATTGCGCGAAGAAAACAGAAAGAAAGAGCAGATAAACACACTCCTTTCTTCTATAAACGAAAAATTTACCGAACTAAAACTAAACCTTACAGGTCTGCGCGAGCGCTTAAATGTAGAATTCAACGTAAACATAAACGACATTATTAATGAAGAAATTGAAAGCAACTTCTCTAAAGAAGAACTAGAAACAGATGTGCAAAAAATGAAAAAACGCATCGAAGGCTTTGGCGAAATAAACCCAATGGCAGTAGAGGCTTACGATGAAATGAAAACCCGCTACGACTTTATTATTACACAACGCAAAGATTTAGAAGATGCCAAAACATCGCTCCTAAATACCATTAAAGAAATTGAAGACTCTGCAAAAACACAGTTTACCGATGCATTCGATAAAGTGCGCGAAAGCTTCATTAAAGTATTTAGAACACTCTTTAGCGAAGAAGACCAATGCGATTTATTCCTTGTAAATCCCGAAGACCCACTCGAATCTAAAATTGAAATAATAGCCAAACCCAAAGGCAAACGCCCAACGGTAATAGACCAACTTTCGGGTGGCGAAAAAACACTTACGGCAACAGCACTACTCTTTTCGCTATACCTGCTAAAACCGGCACCATTCTGTATTTTCGATGAAGTAGATGCTCCATTAGACGATACCAACATTGCCAAATTCAATAAGATTATACAAGAGTTTAGCAAAGACTCGCAGTTTATTATTGTTACACACAACAAAAGCACCATGAGTGCAGTAGATGCCATTTACGGTGTTACCATGCCCGAAATGGGCGTAAGCCGCGTAGTGCCAGTGAGCTTCAGCAGTTTAAATTAG